A single Leptospira kirschneri serovar Cynopteri str. 3522 CT DNA region contains:
- a CDS encoding glycosyltransferase family 9 protein produces the protein MNLLVMRFSAMGDVALMAPAIIAIAAKYTNIQLTIVTRGNYAPFFYNIPNVNVVGFNLKRYRGILGLYRLFLEINKLGPYEKVIDLHSSVRSRLISLLFSIRGIGVFRIVKGRKEKLRQIRQKKKILTPLPHTVDRYLKVFEHAGYPASARKGPWINVDPESKIFAKEFFESQNIQKKESLWIGFAPFAGHALKEWPREKSRTLLKLLLDEFTGVKIFLFGSKEESKILSQWGQGLEESVKIVSGGKLGIRGELGIMERMDVMIGMDSSNVHIAALLKRPVIGIYGTTHPYSGFAPFGQEDSGVLQIDHLSCRPCSIYGNTTCYRKDFACMEWIQPEDVIKRIRIVYNINTLF, from the coding sequence ATGAATTTATTAGTCATGAGGTTTTCTGCCATGGGAGACGTCGCTCTTATGGCGCCTGCAATCATAGCTATCGCGGCAAAATATACAAATATCCAACTTACCATTGTTACACGGGGAAATTACGCTCCTTTCTTTTATAATATTCCAAATGTAAACGTAGTCGGTTTTAATTTAAAACGGTATCGGGGGATTTTAGGTCTTTATAGGCTTTTTCTGGAAATCAATAAATTAGGCCCATACGAAAAAGTAATCGATCTTCATTCCTCCGTTCGCTCCAGATTGATCAGTCTTCTTTTTTCCATTCGTGGAATTGGAGTATTTCGGATCGTAAAAGGAAGAAAAGAGAAACTCAGACAAATTCGTCAAAAGAAAAAGATTCTGACTCCACTTCCTCATACGGTGGATCGTTATCTTAAAGTTTTTGAACACGCAGGTTATCCTGCTTCTGCAAGAAAAGGTCCTTGGATCAACGTAGATCCAGAATCCAAAATATTCGCAAAAGAATTTTTCGAATCTCAGAATATTCAAAAAAAGGAAAGTCTTTGGATCGGCTTTGCTCCGTTTGCAGGCCATGCCCTAAAGGAATGGCCTAGAGAAAAAAGTAGAACTCTGCTTAAACTTCTTTTAGATGAATTTACCGGTGTCAAAATTTTTCTTTTCGGTTCTAAAGAAGAATCTAAAATTCTTTCGCAGTGGGGACAGGGCCTTGAGGAATCCGTTAAAATAGTTTCCGGAGGTAAGTTAGGAATTCGAGGTGAATTGGGAATTATGGAAAGGATGGACGTAATGATAGGAATGGATTCGTCTAACGTTCATATAGCGGCGCTTCTCAAAAGACCCGTGATCGGAATTTACGGAACCACACACCCCTATTCCGGTTTTGCTCCTTTTGGTCAGGAAGATTCAGGAGTATTACAAATAGATCATTTATCTTGTAGGCCTTGTAGCATCTACGGAAACACCACTTGTTATCGCAAAGACTTTGCTTGTATGGAATGGATTCAACCCGAAGACGTTATCAAAAGAATCCGAATCGTTTATAACATAAACACTTTGTTTTAA
- a CDS encoding glycosyltransferase translates to MRILYFSDTFLPKVDGVAISMRNFADLLAKRGHTFAICCPKYGEGDFDSLGDGIRIERFRSGYLPSYPDIKVVLPSPTKIKRIIKEFEPDLVHIHTPGLLGLYGINATEKYGIPTIGTYHTLMSEQEMYLSFYRLLKLDKLFLRVSKSNKKLKMRDLGKIEKFDKFNIRKKIILKISNNIYERCDLIISPSHLIEKQLREFGLKTKIAVISNGLDLTSFKGTIKQLSSAPKLLHVGRISYEKNCDVILNSFKLIHDEIPDSTLTIIGDGPALPSLKVQAQNLGVENSVTFTGFIKREQLPEEYPKYDLFLTASTMETQGLVILESVACGLPAVGVDSFAIPELIHDGKNGYIAKPFDVKGIAEKAIAILKDPVLYEKFSKESIKISKSHEMNSCVDKMEEVYKTIASVKNKKKRNTLINMLFSLPDPLDQFLRYFE, encoded by the coding sequence ATGAGAATTCTTTATTTTTCCGATACCTTTCTTCCTAAGGTGGATGGTGTTGCAATTTCTATGAGAAATTTCGCGGATCTTCTGGCAAAAAGAGGTCATACCTTTGCAATTTGTTGTCCTAAATACGGAGAAGGGGACTTCGATTCCTTAGGAGATGGAATCCGGATCGAAAGATTTAGAAGTGGTTATTTACCAAGTTATCCTGATATCAAAGTGGTTCTTCCTTCACCTACTAAAATCAAAAGGATCATTAAGGAGTTTGAGCCGGATCTGGTGCATATTCATACTCCCGGTTTATTGGGTCTTTATGGAATCAACGCGACTGAAAAATATGGAATTCCTACGATTGGAACATATCATACTTTGATGTCCGAACAAGAGATGTATCTTTCCTTCTATAGACTTTTAAAATTAGATAAACTTTTTTTAAGAGTCAGTAAATCGAATAAAAAATTGAAGATGAGGGATTTAGGAAAGATAGAAAAATTCGATAAATTTAATATACGTAAAAAGATCATTCTTAAAATTTCAAATAACATTTACGAACGTTGTGACCTTATCATTTCACCTTCTCATCTGATCGAAAAACAACTCCGCGAATTCGGTTTAAAAACTAAAATTGCAGTCATATCCAACGGGCTCGACCTAACTAGTTTTAAGGGAACCATAAAACAACTGAGTTCTGCCCCTAAACTTTTACACGTAGGAAGAATTTCTTACGAAAAAAACTGTGACGTAATTTTAAATTCATTCAAATTGATTCATGATGAAATTCCAGATTCTACACTTACGATTATAGGGGATGGCCCGGCGCTTCCTTCTTTAAAAGTACAGGCTCAAAATTTAGGAGTGGAGAACTCTGTGACTTTCACCGGTTTTATCAAAAGGGAACAACTTCCAGAAGAATATCCTAAATATGATTTATTTTTGACTGCTTCTACAATGGAAACACAAGGACTTGTGATCTTAGAATCCGTGGCTTGTGGACTTCCTGCGGTAGGAGTAGATTCTTTTGCAATTCCGGAACTCATTCACGATGGAAAAAATGGATACATCGCAAAACCTTTCGACGTAAAAGGAATTGCCGAAAAAGCGATTGCGATTTTGAAAGATCCAGTTCTTTACGAAAAATTTTCGAAAGAATCCATCAAAATCTCTAAAAGTCATGAAATGAATTCGTGTGTGGATAAGATGGAAGAAGTTTATAAAACGATCGCAAGCGTTAAAAATAAGAAAAAAAGAAACACACTTATCAATATGCTTTTTTCTCTTCCGGATCCTTTGGATCAGTTCTTAAGATATTTTGAATAA
- a CDS encoding patatin-like phospholipase family protein → MARKIHPEILKFLSGISLFQKLSPTVLARIYQNIEERNIYNHDVIYYRGDISDKLFIVRHGEVMLTFGESGKSVKYLGEGEFFAENSLMTRTQHAGSAIAVMDTLLYVLDGHFFLELAQKEPILSGNLIRLMSNRFREHLEPDNKMTSLPRRMICHVPLEEVQGYKEKLDAIVEIGGYSHVGKMTLVPMESFEKVSLQDAIRKLSLLRNQFPIIHLYFQQVGLKPELDKLLLQADQIVFWEDNPERNQKKKTEIISYFRSRIRNFAGRTIRYVDSVNSIRPEDSVKHQKIFHKEETFSRYLVSRTRGLALGGGGARALAHVGLLKVLEKENIKVDVVSGASFGAVIAALYARGENTETIYKMIYKFFGGLDKPFDPTIPLVSFFKGKKMTRMLKQAFGSTLIEDLKIPFVTSAVDLHSGEEYVMDRGPVWEALAAAMSLPGMFPPIFHGDHLLVDGGVINNVPESLIRQKGADIILSANVSPLRDEAIVRLLEDRKITGKSFFKNLWEDLKYPPILKIMGRAITLEGREITKLRKDKMDLFINLHIEEFSFFDFNKFREIIHKGEEEAETHLEEIYDLFYPGKKFLKKK, encoded by the coding sequence ATGGCACGAAAAATTCATCCCGAAATTTTAAAGTTTCTTTCTGGAATATCTTTGTTTCAAAAATTATCTCCAACCGTTTTGGCTCGTATTTATCAGAATATCGAAGAAAGAAATATATATAATCATGATGTAATCTACTATAGAGGGGATATTTCAGATAAACTTTTTATAGTCAGACATGGTGAGGTGATGCTTACTTTCGGAGAATCGGGAAAATCGGTAAAGTATTTAGGTGAAGGAGAATTTTTTGCGGAAAACAGTCTTATGACTAGAACACAACACGCAGGTTCTGCGATTGCCGTAATGGATACTTTACTCTATGTTTTGGATGGGCATTTTTTTTTAGAACTAGCTCAAAAAGAACCTATTCTTTCTGGAAATTTAATCCGTTTGATGAGTAACCGATTTAGAGAACATCTAGAACCAGATAACAAAATGACATCTCTTCCCAGAAGGATGATTTGTCACGTTCCTTTGGAAGAAGTACAAGGTTATAAGGAAAAGTTAGACGCAATCGTAGAGATAGGAGGTTATTCCCACGTTGGAAAGATGACTTTGGTTCCGATGGAATCCTTCGAAAAAGTCAGTCTACAAGATGCAATTCGAAAATTATCTTTACTTAGAAATCAGTTCCCGATCATTCATTTATATTTTCAGCAAGTAGGTTTGAAACCCGAATTAGATAAACTACTTTTACAAGCGGATCAGATTGTTTTTTGGGAAGATAATCCAGAACGTAATCAAAAGAAAAAAACTGAAATTATATCTTATTTCCGATCTAGAATCCGTAATTTTGCGGGAAGAACGATTCGTTACGTAGATTCCGTCAATTCTATACGACCTGAAGACAGCGTAAAACATCAGAAAATATTTCATAAAGAAGAAACGTTTTCTAGGTATCTTGTATCCAGGACGAGAGGGCTCGCTTTGGGAGGAGGTGGAGCCAGGGCACTTGCACACGTAGGACTTTTAAAAGTATTAGAAAAAGAGAATATAAAAGTGGACGTGGTTTCCGGAGCTTCTTTTGGAGCGGTAATCGCAGCCTTGTATGCCCGCGGAGAAAATACGGAAACGATCTATAAAATGATCTATAAATTTTTTGGAGGATTGGACAAACCTTTCGATCCTACAATTCCACTCGTTTCCTTTTTTAAAGGTAAAAAAATGACTCGAATGTTAAAACAAGCATTCGGTTCCACTTTAATTGAAGACTTAAAAATCCCTTTTGTAACGTCCGCGGTGGACCTTCATAGCGGAGAAGAATACGTGATGGATCGTGGACCTGTCTGGGAGGCATTGGCCGCGGCAATGAGTTTGCCTGGAATGTTTCCTCCTATCTTTCATGGAGATCATTTGCTCGTAGACGGAGGAGTCATCAATAACGTTCCTGAAAGTTTAATCAGACAAAAAGGAGCGGACATTATTTTATCTGCAAACGTTTCTCCTCTAAGAGACGAGGCAATCGTAAGACTTTTAGAAGATAGAAAGATTACTGGAAAATCTTTTTTTAAAAATCTCTGGGAAGATTTAAAATATCCACCTATCCTCAAAATTATGGGAAGGGCAATCACGTTGGAAGGAAGGGAGATCACAAAACTTAGAAAAGATAAGATGGATTTATTCATCAATCTTCATATAGAGGAATTTTCCTTTTTTGACTTTAATAAGTTTAGGGAAATCATTCACAAAGGAGAAGAGGAGGCAGAAACACATCTAGAAGAAATCTACGATTTATTTTACCCAGGAAAAAAATTCTTAAAGAAAAAATGA
- the argC gene encoding N-acetyl-gamma-glutamyl-phosphate reductase, whose translation MAKISILGAGGLTGKELLLLLSRQKEHEVVHITSDKLAGKTISEVFPEVPFPKNLVFKKHEDIVPLKSLVVLAVPNEVSVESAPKFLDAGHKVIDLSGVYRLHNQEILEKYYKLKHTRFDYVDRAIFGIPEIFRDQLKNADFVSNPGCFSTSVILPIFLLDKLRKNLRPRIVVDSKSGVSGAGGRTEDSGYSYTSVYENFRAYKILSHQHEPEIREYVYSKSGLSDPEVIFTPHLLPVYRGILSTIVLEFDSEPEQDPISILENSSLNEPFIRILKTPEEVELKKVQHTNFLDISLRKRGNTLVVVSALDNLVKGASGQALQNINLMTGTKETSGLLP comes from the coding sequence ATGGCAAAGATTAGTATTTTAGGAGCTGGGGGATTGACTGGAAAGGAATTACTTTTACTTCTCTCCCGCCAAAAGGAACACGAAGTAGTTCACATAACAAGCGATAAACTTGCAGGTAAAACAATCTCGGAAGTTTTTCCAGAAGTGCCGTTTCCCAAAAATCTAGTGTTTAAAAAACACGAAGATATTGTTCCTCTAAAATCATTGGTAGTACTTGCAGTTCCTAATGAAGTTTCTGTAGAATCCGCTCCTAAGTTTTTAGACGCCGGACATAAGGTCATAGACCTTTCCGGAGTTTACAGACTTCATAATCAAGAAATATTAGAAAAATATTATAAACTAAAACATACTCGTTTTGATTACGTAGATCGGGCGATATTTGGTATTCCTGAAATTTTCAGAGATCAATTGAAAAACGCGGATTTCGTTTCCAATCCAGGATGTTTTTCTACCTCTGTAATTTTACCTATATTTTTACTGGATAAACTTAGAAAGAATCTCAGACCTAGAATTGTAGTCGATTCCAAATCAGGGGTTTCCGGCGCGGGAGGAAGGACAGAAGATTCGGGTTATTCTTATACAAGCGTATATGAAAATTTTAGAGCGTATAAAATTCTTTCTCACCAACACGAACCGGAAATCCGGGAGTATGTTTATTCTAAATCCGGACTTTCCGATCCGGAGGTGATTTTTACTCCTCATTTACTTCCGGTTTATAGAGGAATTCTTTCTACAATCGTATTAGAATTCGATTCTGAACCCGAGCAAGATCCTATTTCTATTTTAGAAAATTCTTCTTTAAATGAACCTTTTATCCGTATCTTAAAAACGCCAGAAGAAGTTGAACTAAAAAAAGTACAACATACAAACTTTCTAGATATTTCACTTCGCAAAAGAGGAAACACGTTAGTCGTCGTTTCTGCACTGGACAATCTGGTAAAAGGTGCGTCAGGTCAGGCTTTACAAAACATCAATTTAATGACTGGAACCAAAGAAACTTCGGGGTTACTTCCCTAA
- a CDS encoding DUF4254 domain-containing protein: protein MALKANSIVSIFRQSVVNWHNKKTANPFPPDSVESILYSKNQIDTIQWHVEDEIRRPDLPDQELVGFKRQIDKLNQERTDLVEILDDRISSEFQNVPKKYGARMNSETPAWLIDRMSILELKIYHMEEQTQRKDVDENHILACKRKLEVLLEQRKDLSQCLDELLEDLKNGDKFYKVYRQMKMYNDQNLNPSLYSKKS, encoded by the coding sequence ATGGCTTTGAAAGCGAACTCCATCGTATCTATTTTTAGACAATCCGTGGTAAACTGGCATAATAAAAAAACGGCCAACCCTTTTCCACCTGACAGCGTAGAGTCGATTCTTTATAGTAAAAATCAAATTGATACAATCCAATGGCATGTGGAAGACGAAATCCGCAGACCCGATTTGCCGGACCAAGAGTTGGTAGGTTTTAAAAGACAAATCGATAAACTCAATCAGGAACGAACCGATCTAGTAGAAATTTTAGACGATCGTATTTCTTCCGAATTTCAAAACGTTCCTAAAAAATATGGAGCGAGAATGAATTCGGAAACCCCTGCTTGGTTGATAGATCGGATGAGTATTTTAGAACTCAAAATCTATCATATGGAAGAACAAACTCAGAGAAAGGACGTAGATGAAAATCATATTCTTGCCTGTAAACGCAAACTAGAAGTACTTTTAGAACAAAGAAAAGATCTTTCCCAATGTTTGGACGAACTTTTGGAAGATTTAAAAAACGGTGATAAATTCTATAAAGTTTATCGTCAGATGAAAATGTATAACGACCAAAATTTGAATCCTTCTTTGTACTCTAAAAAATCATGA
- a CDS encoding phosphorylase translates to MKIKLPKTTLICSAIEEEVDQILKLEKFTVLVCGIGNLEAGLNLQKFLLDRLNNKNLIFPTQILFIGSAGVYPWLQPSFWKNKFGFSFQFENQELARIERKVRVPETVPDLYEFPHSFEFKSVEEILISKTNATGSITIEDVSGKSLEYLREHDLGFENMECFGLAKVCNDFQLPFYSFFALTNTVGPFGSEEWKFNYKKESAKLQEFLLSFFL, encoded by the coding sequence ATGAAGATTAAACTTCCAAAAACAACTCTAATCTGTTCTGCGATCGAAGAAGAAGTAGATCAGATTTTAAAGTTAGAAAAATTTACAGTTCTTGTTTGTGGGATCGGAAATCTAGAAGCGGGTTTAAATCTTCAAAAATTTTTATTGGATCGCCTAAATAATAAAAACTTAATATTTCCTACTCAGATTTTATTTATAGGTTCCGCAGGTGTATATCCTTGGTTACAACCTAGTTTTTGGAAAAATAAATTTGGATTTTCATTCCAGTTTGAAAATCAGGAACTTGCCAGAATAGAAAGAAAAGTTAGAGTTCCAGAAACGGTTCCGGATTTGTATGAGTTCCCACATTCTTTCGAATTTAAATCCGTAGAAGAAATTTTAATTTCAAAAACGAACGCCACGGGTTCAATCACGATTGAGGACGTTTCTGGAAAATCCTTAGAATATCTAAGAGAACACGATTTAGGATTTGAGAATATGGAATGTTTTGGACTTGCAAAGGTTTGTAATGACTTTCAACTTCCTTTTTATTCTTTTTTTGCATTAACAAATACCGTTGGACCTTTTGGAAGTGAAGAATGGAAATTCAACTATAAAAAGGAGTCCGCAAAACTTCAGGAATTTCTTTTATCATTTTTTCTTTAA
- the recA gene encoding recombinase RecA, whose translation MGESIMKKTKEDAPSVDDSKKLAIEQAMSQIEKQFGKGSIMKLGSDSAKQTVQVIPSGSLDLDIALGIGGYPIGRIVEIYGPESSGKTTLTLSAIAEAQKRGGVAAFIDAEHALDPSYAKKLGVNIDELLVSQPDNGEEALEICESLVRSNAIDLIVIDSVAALVPKAEIEGDMGDSHMGLQARLMSQALRKLTGTIAKSKTVVIFINQIRMKIGVMFGSPETTTGGNALKFYCSVRLDIRKIETIKEKEESVGNRVRVKVVKNKCAPPFKQAEFDIIFNAGISREGSLVDLGVKHDIIHKAGAWYSYNTEKIGQGKEAAKEYLKNNPEIALTIENMVRDLNSLPLLVQENNKKSRKEEKLEQAAG comes from the coding sequence ATGGGAGAAAGTATCATGAAAAAAACAAAAGAAGATGCTCCGAGCGTAGACGATTCTAAAAAGTTAGCGATCGAGCAAGCGATGAGCCAAATTGAAAAACAATTTGGAAAGGGTTCGATTATGAAATTAGGATCGGATTCTGCCAAACAAACCGTTCAAGTAATCCCTTCCGGTTCCTTGGACTTAGACATTGCACTGGGTATAGGTGGTTATCCGATCGGTAGAATTGTAGAAATTTACGGACCTGAGTCTTCTGGAAAAACTACTCTCACACTTTCTGCAATTGCGGAGGCTCAGAAAAGAGGTGGTGTGGCAGCGTTTATAGATGCAGAACACGCTTTAGATCCATCTTATGCCAAAAAACTTGGGGTTAATATAGATGAACTTTTAGTTTCTCAACCGGATAATGGAGAAGAAGCATTAGAAATCTGTGAATCTTTAGTTCGAAGCAACGCAATCGATTTGATCGTAATTGATTCTGTGGCAGCTCTTGTTCCCAAGGCTGAAATAGAAGGAGACATGGGAGATTCTCACATGGGTTTACAAGCAAGACTCATGTCCCAGGCACTTAGAAAACTGACTGGTACCATTGCAAAATCCAAAACTGTAGTAATCTTTATCAATCAAATTCGTATGAAAATCGGTGTTATGTTCGGTTCTCCCGAAACTACAACTGGCGGAAACGCTTTGAAATTCTACTGTTCAGTTCGTTTGGACATTCGTAAAATAGAAACGATCAAAGAAAAAGAAGAATCTGTAGGAAACAGAGTACGGGTTAAAGTAGTCAAAAATAAGTGTGCTCCTCCATTCAAACAGGCTGAATTTGACATAATCTTTAATGCTGGAATTAGCAGAGAAGGTTCTCTGGTTGACCTAGGTGTAAAGCATGATATTATTCATAAGGCCGGAGCTTGGTATTCTTACAATACGGAAAAGATCGGCCAAGGTAAAGAAGCGGCTAAAGAATATTTGAAAAACAATCCTGAAATTGCTTTAACCATCGAAAATATGGTCAGAGATCTAAATTCTCTGCCTTTGTTAGTTCAGGAAAATAATAAAAAGTCTCGTAAAGAGGAGAAATTAGAACAGGCTGCAGGCTAA
- a CDS encoding O-antigen ligase family protein — protein MSERLRKITLFLFCSSIVAIGLSVSISQGFLVLAFLFSLFSSKTSGFWKEPVILIGVLFFGWYLGDFLIHSFREENFKIYSKTAFNSELKDIFLFIGLLLSWNLRKEEFPSVLKALNVLFWVLLVTGFISSFSPIRLSRLISDLYRESSNWKFTHPMGQIGGISIYLPIGLMNTHLTFGGLLQFFFTMPVFLFLKSVFDKNFKKAGINGIILLFFLYVVLLNNARSSLLGGLFSSVTALIVLGVVRKELPSAKIILFTIGTFAFLLFVGIGLSFTQAGQKITDPLFGKEKHTDAGRAFIWDSTFPLIEKNPFTGVGPGNYNREIGKSRMEHSEKYRELYYFYETTQRGHAHNDYFHLLAVFGIPSFLLFLLLGTELYRKLITTKLSYERSLYFFGLSGFFISGLFQCYFQDDEVVILFWILCGLFLRLSKKETNSSEMV, from the coding sequence ATGTCCGAACGTCTTAGAAAAATCACTCTTTTTTTATTCTGCTCGAGTATCGTAGCGATCGGCCTATCCGTATCTATCAGCCAAGGATTTTTAGTACTCGCGTTTTTATTTTCTCTATTCTCATCAAAAACTTCCGGATTTTGGAAAGAGCCTGTAATTTTGATCGGGGTTTTATTTTTCGGTTGGTATCTAGGTGATTTTTTAATTCATTCTTTTAGAGAAGAAAATTTTAAAATTTACTCTAAAACCGCATTTAACTCGGAACTTAAAGATATTTTTCTTTTTATCGGATTATTACTATCTTGGAATTTAAGAAAAGAGGAATTTCCTTCCGTTCTCAAAGCTCTAAATGTATTGTTTTGGGTTTTACTAGTAACCGGTTTTATTTCTAGTTTTTCTCCAATTCGACTTTCTAGACTTATCAGCGATTTATATAGAGAATCTTCAAATTGGAAGTTCACACATCCAATGGGCCAAATTGGTGGAATATCCATTTATCTACCAATCGGTTTGATGAATACCCATCTGACTTTTGGAGGACTTTTACAGTTCTTTTTTACGATGCCGGTCTTTCTCTTTTTGAAATCCGTATTTGACAAAAATTTTAAAAAGGCGGGAATCAACGGAATTATACTTTTATTTTTTCTTTACGTAGTTCTTTTAAACAATGCCAGATCATCTTTGTTAGGCGGTCTATTTTCTTCTGTTACCGCATTGATTGTGTTAGGTGTTGTTCGTAAAGAATTACCATCCGCAAAAATTATTCTTTTTACAATCGGAACTTTTGCTTTTTTACTTTTTGTAGGAATTGGGCTTTCATTTACACAGGCAGGGCAAAAAATCACGGATCCTCTTTTTGGAAAAGAAAAACATACGGACGCAGGAAGAGCGTTTATTTGGGACTCCACGTTTCCTTTGATCGAAAAAAATCCATTTACCGGAGTTGGTCCGGGCAACTATAATCGAGAGATCGGAAAATCCAGAATGGAACATTCCGAAAAGTACAGAGAACTCTATTATTTTTATGAAACGACCCAAAGAGGACACGCACACAACGATTACTTTCATCTTTTGGCCGTTTTTGGAATTCCGTCCTTTTTACTTTTTCTTTTATTAGGAACCGAACTATACCGTAAATTGATAACTACAAAACTTTCGTATGAACGTTCCTTGTATTTTTTTGGTTTATCCGGATTTTTTATTTCGGGACTATTTCAATGTTATTTTCAAGACGATGAAGTAGTGATTTTATTTTGGATTCTTTGCGGACTTTTTTTAAGACTTTCAAAAAAAGAAACCAATTCCTCTGAAATGGTTTAA
- a CDS encoding long-chain fatty acid--CoA ligase: protein MEKTSLYHLIRDVSSVYSDRPMYWIREESGDFRGISYKDWYENLKNLSTFLIDLGMQKGNTAGLICDNRYEWSLCSLSLVTIGCVDVPRGCDATIEDLKYILEHSEAKILFLENEKVLKKLLEDKSSLAKVKTILLIDPPIKWKNLENSRALLSGIQFLFLEDALLEGEKSRIKKGDKTYDQRGESLVGKDLATIIYTSGTTGAPKGVMLNHRSFTWGIHQIQEFVPGSYNDRTILFLPPWHIAERLLETTLIAWGASMACSSIPTIPADMQKVKPTVLVSVPRLWEGLYKRIHDTVRKSPLFKQKLFHFAVKIAEITTNLQDTIRDSYATTKMENPNQKLLDRFVASVFLISMIPIKILSYKILKRVRDLFGGRIRFALCGAGAMPSHIQFFFRSAGIHIIETYGMTETTGIGAIGEFPIPKNGAIGAPLPGTAIKLVGENGKIVTTPGEKGVAWHKGPHVTMGYYKEPEKTSKALQDGWLDSGDILTWTHTGELKFAGRAKDTIVLSGGENLEPAPIEAKLTESEFINQVIVVGQDQKNLGVLIVPFFDRVQEEFQNQAVKIPKDPGEWNSSKEVATFFKNIVKDKISTKAGFKSFEKIAHVHILSKEFEKGKEMTETMKLKRNVIFDLYQDVIQSLYDYDED from the coding sequence ATGGAAAAAACAAGTCTATATCATCTAATCAGAGACGTTTCTTCCGTTTATTCGGATAGACCTATGTATTGGATTCGGGAAGAATCCGGAGATTTTAGAGGAATCTCTTATAAAGATTGGTATGAAAATCTCAAAAATCTTTCTACATTTCTAATCGATCTAGGAATGCAAAAAGGAAATACGGCGGGACTTATCTGTGATAACCGATACGAATGGTCTCTTTGTTCCCTTTCGTTAGTTACAATCGGATGTGTAGACGTACCTCGCGGATGCGACGCAACAATAGAAGATCTGAAATATATATTAGAACATTCTGAAGCTAAAATTCTTTTTTTAGAAAATGAGAAAGTACTAAAGAAGTTATTAGAAGACAAATCCAGCCTTGCCAAAGTAAAAACGATTCTTCTTATAGACCCTCCTATAAAGTGGAAAAACTTAGAAAATTCCCGAGCACTACTTTCCGGAATTCAATTCTTATTTTTAGAAGACGCACTTTTAGAAGGAGAAAAATCCAGAATCAAAAAGGGAGATAAAACTTATGATCAAAGAGGTGAGTCCTTAGTCGGAAAAGATTTGGCCACGATCATTTATACTTCCGGAACAACAGGTGCTCCGAAAGGTGTGATGTTAAATCACAGAAGTTTTACTTGGGGAATTCATCAAATTCAAGAATTTGTTCCCGGTTCCTACAACGATAGAACCATCCTATTTCTACCACCTTGGCATATTGCAGAAAGGCTTTTGGAAACAACTCTCATCGCCTGGGGAGCTTCAATGGCTTGTTCTTCCATTCCAACAATTCCAGCAGATATGCAAAAAGTAAAACCTACGGTTCTTGTTTCGGTTCCCAGACTTTGGGAAGGTCTTTATAAAAGAATTCATGATACCGTCAGAAAATCTCCTCTTTTCAAACAGAAACTTTTTCACTTTGCAGTTAAAATTGCAGAAATCACCACAAACCTTCAAGATACAATTCGAGATTCTTACGCCACTACGAAAATGGAAAACCCAAATCAGAAATTGTTAGATCGTTTTGTAGCGAGTGTATTTTTAATTTCTATGATTCCTATCAAAATCCTTTCCTATAAAATTTTAAAAAGAGTGAGAGATCTGTTCGGTGGTAGGATCAGATTCGCGTTATGCGGTGCTGGGGCTATGCCTTCACATATTCAATTTTTCTTTCGAAGTGCCGGAATCCATATCATCGAAACCTATGGAATGACAGAAACCACCGGAATTGGAGCCATCGGTGAATTTCCAATTCCAAAAAATGGAGCCATCGGCGCTCCGTTACCCGGAACCGCGATCAAACTCGTAGGAGAAAACGGTAAAATTGTCACAACTCCAGGTGAAAAAGGGGTCGCTTGGCACAAAGGTCCTCACGTTACGATGGGCTATTATAAAGAACCTGAGAAAACTTCCAAAGCGTTACAAGACGGATGGTTGGATTCAGGAGATATTCTCACTTGGACTCATACCGGAGAATTAAAATTTGCAGGAAGAGCAAAGGATACGATCGTTCTTTCTGGTGGAGAAAACTTAGAACCTGCTCCGATCGAGGCAAAACTTACAGAATCAGAATTTATCAATCAAGTAATCGTAGTCGGTCAAGATCAAAAAAATCTAGGAGTTTTAATTGTTCCTTTTTTTGATCGTGTTCAGGAAGAGTTTCAAAACCAAGCAGTAAAAATTCCAAAGGATCCGGGTGAGTGGAATTCTTCCAAAGAAGTAGCCACGTTTTTTAAAAACATAGTCAAAGATAAAATTTCCACAAAGGCGGGTTTTAAATCCTTTGAAAAGATCGCTCACGTTCATATACTTTCTAAGGAATTTGAAAAGGGAAAAGAAATGACAGAGACGATGAAACTCAAACGAAACGTTATTTTTGATTTATATCAGGATGTGATTCAATCTTTGTACGATTATGATGAAGATTAA